In one window of Arachis ipaensis cultivar K30076 chromosome B06, Araip1.1, whole genome shotgun sequence DNA:
- the LOC107604682 gene encoding secoisolariciresinol dehydrogenase-like has protein sequence MAGSSTSAINRRLEGKVALITGGASGIGKRTAEIFAEHGAKVVIADVQDELGHAVVQSIGPSTCTFVHCDVTDEDQVKRAVNTAIEAYGKLDIMFNNAGIADPNKARIIDNHKADFERVLSVNVTGVFLGIKHASQPMIKAGGGSIISTASVSSYVGGAASHAYCCAKHAVVGLTKNAAVELGQFGIRVNCLSPYALATPLATTFVGVNDEELENVMNSLANLKGVTLKTDDVANAALYFASDDSRYVSGQNLLVDGGFSIVNPSFHMFQYPQDT, from the exons ATGGCAGGATCATCCACCTCTGCAATAAACAGAAG GCTGGAAGGAAAAGTGGCATTAATAACTGGAGGAGCAAGCGGAATAGGCAAACGCACGGCGGAAATATTCGCAGAGCACGGAGCCAAAGTAGTGATCGCAGATGTCCAAGACGAACTAGGCCACGCGGTTGTCCAATCCATAGGACCATCCACATGCACCTTCGTCCACTGCGACGTCACCGACGAGGACCAAGTCAAGCGCGCCGTCAACACCGCCATCGAAGCATACGGCAAGCTAGACATCATGTTCAACAACGCCGGCATAGCAGACCCCAACAAGGCCCGAATAATCGACAACCACAAGGCCGATTTCGAGCGCGTCCTCAGCGTCAACGTAACCGGAGTTTTCTTGGGGATCAAGCATGCCTCGCAGCCCATGATCAAGGCCGGTGGCGGCAGCATAATCTCGACGGCTAGCGTCAGCTCGTACGTGGGCGGCGCCGCCTCCCACGCCTACTGCTGCGCTAAGCACGCGGTGGTTGGGCTGACCAAGAATGCGGCGGTGGAGCTCGGACAGTTTGGGATCAGAGTGAATTGCTTGTCGCCTTACGCTCTTGCGACTCCTTTGGCTACCACGTTCGTCGGGGTGAACGATGAGGAGCTTGAGAATGTGATGAACTCGCTCGCGAATCTTAAAGGTGTTACCCTTAAAACTGATGACGTGGCCAATGCTGCGCTTTATTTTGCTAGCGATGATTCCAGGTATGTCAGTGGACAGAACTTGCTCGTTGACGGTGGCTTCAGCATTGTTAACCCCTCCTTTCACATGTTTCAGTATCCACAAGACACTTAG
- the LOC107648297 gene encoding momilactone A synthase-like, whose product MAPVAKRLEGKVAIITGGAGAIGATTAKLFLQHGAKVIIADVQDELGISLCKSLITKECATNNNNNIDYVHCDVTSEQDVKNAVDLAVSKYGHLDIMYNNAGTAGDNIKRPMENSTVQDFKRIFDVNVLGAFLGAKHAARVMVKAQRGGVILFTTSITSVIGGQAKPAYSASKHALVGLMKDLCVELGQHGIRANCIAPGGIATPMLNGWLKMEREGTEEILQSVGVLKGGVVKEEDVAEAAVYLSSDEGRFISGVNLVVDGGYSSTNASFAMIANVLKNNQTTNCIDA is encoded by the exons ATGGCCCCAGTTGCTAAAAG GCTAGAAGGTAAGGTGGCAATAATCACAGGAGGTGCGGGGGCCATTGGTGCAACCACCGCAAAACTATTCCTTCAACACGGAGCTAAGGTGATCATCGCAGATGTCCAAGACGAACTGGGAATCTCTCTCTGCAAATCCCTCATCACCAAAGAATGTGCcactaataacaacaacaacatcgaCTACGTTCACTGTGACGTGACCTCCGAACAAGACGTCAAAAACGCGGTCGATTTGGCTGTTTCCAAATACGGCCACCTTGACATCATGTACAACAATGCCGGCACCGCCGGTGACAACATCAAGCGGCCGATGGAGAACTCCACCGTCCAAGACTTCAAGAGAATCTTCGATGTCAACGTCTTAGGGGCTTTCTTGGGCGCCAAGCATGCAGCGAGGGTCATGGTAAAGGCACAGAGGGGAGGCGTTATCCTCTTCACGACGAGCATTACTTCTGTGATCGGAGGCCAGGCAAAACCGGCTTACAGCGCATCCAAGCACGCCTTGGTGGGGCTGATGAAAGATCTGTGCGTGGAACTTGGTCAGCATGGGATTAGAGCGAATTGCATTGCTCCGGGGGGGATTGCGACGCCAATGCTGAACGGTTGGTTGAAGATGGAGAGGGAGGGGACGGAGGAGATCCTGCAGTCGGTGGGGGTGCTGAAAGGTGGGGTGGTTAAGGAGGAGGATGTGGCGGAGGCGGCGGTTTATTTGAGCAGCGACGAGGGGAGGTTCATAAGTGGAGTAAACCTTGTGGTGGATGGGGGTTATAGCTCAACCAATGCGTCATTCGCTATGATAGCGAACGTTCTCAAAAACAACCAAACCACCAATTGCATTGATGCCTAA